The sequence CCACCGCGCTGATCGACACGGGTAGCCGCATGGACGAGGTGATCTTCGAGGAGTTCAAGGGCACCGGCAATTCGGAAATCGTGCTCGACCGCAAGGTGGCGGACAAGCGTATCTTCCCGGCGATGGACGTCGGCAAGTCCGGCACGCGCAAGGAAGAATTGCTGCTCGACAAGAGCAAGCTGTCCAAGATGTGGGTGCTGCGCCGCATTCTCATGCAGATGGGCACCACCGACGCGATGGAGTTCCTGCTCGACAAGATGAAGGATTCCAAGACCAACGAGGACTTCTTCGACTCGATGAACCAGTAATCGGCTCTTTGCCGCCGCGCTTCGGGGCATGCGGCCGGCCTGCGCGACCATCCGTGACGGTGGCGCGCCCTTCCGACTTCGTCTAGCGAAGCGGAATGAACGAGCTCTGGCAGCACATCGTCGGTGACTTTTCGGACCTGACATCGCCGGCGGCGCTGGCGGCCTTCGGCCAGGTGCTGATGATCGACATCATGCTGGCGGGCGACAACGCGATCGTCGTCGGCGCGATCGCCGCCGGGCTGACGCCCACCCAGCGGCGCAGGGTCATCCTGATCGGCATCCTCGCTGCACTCGTGCTGCGCATCATCTTCGCGCTGGCGGTCACGCAATTGCTTGCGATCGTCGGCCTTCCTTTCGCCGGCGGGCTGCTGTTGCTGTGGGTCGCGTGGAAGATGTGGCGCGAGCTGCGCGCCGGGCCCGATACGCACGCCACCAACGGCCTCAAGCCG is a genomic window of Sphingomonas nostoxanthinifaciens containing:
- a CDS encoding TerC family protein, with amino-acid sequence MNELWQHIVGDFSDLTSPAALAAFGQVLMIDIMLAGDNAIVVGAIAAGLTPTQRRRVILIGILAALVLRIIFALAVTQLLAIVGLPFAGGLLLLWVAWKMWRELRAGPDTHATNGLKPARSFAAAAWAVAIADVSMSLDNVLAVAGAARAHPGILIIGLVLSVVLMGVAANLLARVINRYRWIAYLGLVVILFVALRMIHDGLINPHTGLLTLFR